Proteins from a single region of Terriglobia bacterium:
- the secY gene encoding preprotein translocase subunit SecY has translation MNQFLQALANLFRIEDLRKRLLFTLALLAVYRIGAHIPTPGINTALLQQLFEQSKGSVLGIFDLFSGGNFRRLTIFALGIMPYITSSIILQLLTVVFPYLERLQKEGELGRRKITQYTRYMTIALSIIQSVGIASTLQAQTMSGQSLVYHPGAAFMLMTVLTLTTGSAFIMWLGEQISERGIGNGMSLIIFVGIVVGLPRAIADLYEKAKTAAWGPFTPLALLLLIGLMIAVVAFIIYVEGGQRRIPVQYAKRVVGRKVLGGQMTYLPLRVNSGGVIPPIFASSLLAFPATAALVFPHYKFIKDIGDWLRWGEPLYTAVYVTLILVFAFFYVGIVFNPTELADNMRKNGGFIPGIRPGRNTSEHISRILKRLTFIGAVYLAMVCLLPEWMIAGIKLHHLWMVGPWFDAHFPRWILEGLGVQFYFGGTSLLIVVGVAMDTVQQLEAQLVMRNYEGFARKGRVRSRR, from the coding sequence ATGAACCAATTCCTACAGGCACTGGCGAATCTGTTCCGCATCGAGGACCTGCGGAAGCGGCTGCTGTTTACCCTGGCGCTGCTCGCGGTGTACCGCATCGGCGCGCACATTCCCACCCCGGGGATCAACACCGCGCTGCTGCAGCAGCTCTTCGAGCAGAGCAAGGGTTCGGTGCTGGGGATTTTCGATCTCTTCAGCGGCGGCAACTTCCGCCGCCTGACGATTTTCGCCCTGGGCATCATGCCCTACATCACGTCGTCCATCATTTTGCAGCTGCTCACGGTGGTCTTTCCCTACCTGGAGCGCCTGCAGAAGGAAGGCGAGCTGGGACGGCGCAAGATTACGCAGTACACGCGGTACATGACCATCGCTCTGAGCATCATCCAGTCGGTCGGTATCGCCTCGACCCTGCAGGCGCAGACCATGAGCGGGCAGTCGCTGGTTTATCATCCCGGCGCGGCGTTCATGCTGATGACCGTCCTGACGTTGACCACTGGCTCGGCCTTCATCATGTGGCTGGGGGAGCAGATCAGCGAGCGCGGAATCGGCAACGGCATGTCGCTGATCATTTTCGTGGGCATCGTGGTCGGGCTGCCGCGGGCGATTGCGGACCTCTACGAAAAAGCCAAGACGGCGGCCTGGGGGCCGTTCACTCCGCTGGCCCTGCTGCTGCTGATCGGGCTGATGATCGCGGTGGTGGCCTTCATCATCTACGTGGAGGGCGGGCAGCGGCGCATTCCGGTGCAGTACGCCAAGCGCGTGGTGGGCCGCAAGGTGCTCGGCGGGCAGATGACCTACCTGCCGCTGCGCGTCAATTCCGGCGGGGTGATTCCGCCGATTTTTGCGAGCTCGCTGCTGGCCTTTCCGGCGACCGCGGCGCTGGTCTTCCCGCACTACAAGTTTATTAAGGACATCGGGGACTGGCTGCGGTGGGGCGAACCCCTGTATACGGCGGTCTATGTCACGCTGATTCTGGTCTTCGCGTTTTTCTACGTGGGGATCGTCTTCAATCCGACCGAGCTGGCCGACAACATGCGCAAGAACGGCGGTTTCATCCCCGGGATCCGTCCGGGACGCAACACCTCGGAGCACATCAGCCGGATTCTGAAGCGGCTGACGTTTATCGGTGCGGTGTACCTGGCGATGGTCTGCCTGTTGCCGGAGTGGATGATCGCGGGCATCAAGCTGCACCACCTGTGGATGGTCGGGCCGTGGTTTGACGCGCACTTCCCGCGCTGGATTCTGGAAGGGCTGGGCGTGCAATTTTATTTCGGCGGAACTTCGCTGCTGATCGTCGTGGGCGTGGCCATGGACACGGTGCAGCAGCTCGAGGCCCAGCTGGTCATGCGCAATTACGAAGGGTTTGCACGAAAGGGCCGGGTGCGTAGCC